The genomic region CCTCCTCGCCGATGGGGCAGGGCTTCATCTTCTCGGCCCGGTCAAAGATGGTCTCTACGCCCTCAGCCTGGGCCTTTTTGAGCATCTCCACCGTGGCACTATCCACTGAGAGTTTTTCCGGATCCGGCATTTACGGTCCCTCCAGTCGGGTGAAAACGGTTAAGTACAGATAACCTCTTTTGCCGCGCTGATTTTCTTCTACCTACATCTATACACGAAGAGGTGTAAAGGGGGCAAGAAAAAATTTTTTAAGGGACGCGAAATGGTGCAGAAAGAAATTAGGGAGAGCTGGATCTCTTTTCCCCGGAGGCTTTTATAAGGCGCACCACCCGGAAGCCGATGAAGCCATCGGCCTTCTCCGGCGGGGCATATTGCCGGGAGGCCACCCGTAGTTCCCGGGCCCGGGACATCCAGGAGCCGCCCCTCAGCACCCGGGCCTCAGGGTGAGCAAAGGAGGTAGGGCGGGTGGGCGTGAACCGGTCCAGACACCATTCCGCCACATTGCCCGCCATATCATAGAGGCCATACCCGTTGGGCGGAAACGAGCCCACCGGCGCAGTGAAGCGGAAGCCGTCGGCGGCAAAGTCGTTGGGGTAATAGTTGGCCCGAAAGCGCCCGCCGGCATCCGGAGGCTCCGCCCCCCAGGGGTAGGGCTGCCCGATGAGACCCCCTCGGGCCGCGGCCTCCCACTCGGCTTCCGTGGGCAGGCGGTGGACGACCCCGGTCGTGCGGGTCAGCCACTCCGTATAAGCCACCGCCTCATACCAGCTCACCCCCACCACCGGCTGCCTGGGGCCATTGAGGGCCGGATCATGCCAATATAAGGGGGGCCGACGGCCGGTGGCGGTCAGAAACCGGCCATACTGCTCGTTGGTGATCTCCGTGACGCTGATGTAAAACGGCTTCAGCACCACCCGGTATTCCGGGAGTTCGGCGCTGTAGCGCACCGGCTGGTCCGGGGCACTTCCCAGGACATAGGTCCCCCCGGGAATGAGGCGGAAGCGGAGGCCTAGGACTTCCAGGGTCTCCTGGGCCCAGCCCCGGCCCCCCAGGCCCATGCCCAGGAGAAGGAGAAGCACGGCCGTCAGGCGCGTGAGCCCGGCATATACCTTGCCACCCTGCCGCTGCAAAGAGAAACCCCGCTGAAGCAATTGTTCCGGGCCGGCGCCCGGGAACAGGGCCCCGGAAAAGTGGCCGCCGGCCCTGCCATCGGCCCCTGCCCTTTCACCCTGGGAAGAGAAGAGGCGGTCCCCGGTCTCAGGCCCGCCCGGTGGCCGCAGCCTCATTTTATCGCGCAAAACTCAGGACAATGCCACCCGCCGGCGGCAGGCGGTGAAATAGAGCACCGGCCGCAGGGCGTCAGGGGGAAGGCCCAGACGGGCAGCGGCCAGCTCCCGGTAGGCCAGAAGCTGGGGCCGGTAGCGCTCCGCCTCCCGGGACAGGAACTCCTCCCAGGCCATTCCCGCCGGCGGCCGGGAGGATTTGAAATCCACCAGCCACCAGACCTCCCCTTGGCGGGCCAGGAGGTCCGGCCGCCCCCGCCGCACCTCCCGCGGAGCAGACACCCCTTCCAGAAGCCACTCCGGCCGCAGCTCGTCGGCGGCCCTCAGATCCTTCAGGAAGGGATCCTCCAGGCAGGCGACGGCTTCCGCCAGGATGTCCGCGGCCAAGTCGGCGGCTTCCTCCGGAGGGCTCCCGGCGCGGCGCACGGCCGCCGCCACCCCGGCCAGGTCGGGGAGCGGCTCCCCTTTAAGACCCGCCTCCAGGAGCCGGTGCAGCAGCTCCCCCCGTTCCCCGGCAGCAAGGCGCAAGGGGGCCTCCTGCCCCTCCTCCCCCACGGCCGGCCCGGTGCCGTCAGCCACCTCCGTCGCCACCTTAGCCACAGTGGTCAAGGCATAAGGGGCGGCTTCGGGCCGGAAATCCCAGGCCGGGGGCACCTCCGGCGGCGACGCCCCCAAAGCCGCGGGCTCCGGCCATGCCGT from Desulfobaccales bacterium harbors:
- a CDS encoding formylglycine-generating enzyme family protein; the protein is MQRQGGKVYAGLTRLTAVLLLLLGMGLGGRGWAQETLEVLGLRFRLIPGGTYVLGSAPDQPVRYSAELPEYRVVLKPFYISVTEITNEQYGRFLTATGRRPPLYWHDPALNGPRQPVVGVSWYEAVAYTEWLTRTTGVVHRLPTEAEWEAAARGGLIGQPYPWGAEPPDAGGRFRANYYPNDFAADGFRFTAPVGSFPPNGYGLYDMAGNVAEWCLDRFTPTRPTSFAHPEARVLRGGSWMSRARELRVASRQYAPPEKADGFIGFRVVRLIKASGEKRSSSP